One genomic window of bacterium includes the following:
- a CDS encoding FAD-dependent oxidoreductase, whose translation MTDTLVVGGGVIGLLIARELARSGRKVTLLEKDRPGGGATWASAGIISRFGTSGVAERGGEAGLLLRERSSARWPELAAAINEESGLDPEYRESGALLLALTEREAAQLQSDPARKKWGKTEWLSADELRGAEPALSPALTGALLLEGGSVDTRRLAQALEIACRRQGVAIRTGALVREVIAEGGRFRGLRIQEETIAAESAVICAGTGSPAIAGALPRLPVTPQKGQIFALDARAISLRHVLLTNNDPYFVPRTDGRLIIGATREFAGEDPRHTVGGLSWLFSAGMAVIPAIENLAISEMWTGFRPFCADGLPAIGAGALEGLFFCTGHGPSGIGPAPASVELAAALICGAPPPFDPAPFDPKRFV comes from the coding sequence ATGACGGACACCCTGGTCGTCGGCGGAGGGGTGATCGGGCTGCTCATCGCCCGGGAGCTGGCCCGTTCGGGCCGCAAGGTCACCCTCCTGGAAAAGGATCGTCCGGGCGGGGGCGCGACATGGGCCTCCGCGGGCATCATCTCGCGCTTCGGGACGAGCGGGGTGGCCGAGCGCGGCGGGGAGGCGGGCCTGCTCCTTCGGGAGAGGTCATCAGCCCGCTGGCCGGAGCTGGCGGCCGCGATCAACGAGGAGAGCGGGCTGGACCCCGAGTACCGCGAGAGCGGGGCGCTGCTCCTCGCCCTCACTGAAAGGGAAGCGGCGCAGCTTCAGAGCGATCCGGCCCGGAAGAAATGGGGAAAGACCGAGTGGCTCTCCGCAGACGAGCTGCGCGGGGCCGAACCCGCCCTCTCCCCCGCCCTCACAGGCGCCCTTCTTCTCGAGGGAGGAAGCGTGGACACCCGGCGGCTGGCCCAGGCGCTGGAGATCGCCTGCCGCAGGCAGGGCGTCGCCATCCGCACGGGGGCGCTCGTCCGCGAGGTGATCGCGGAGGGAGGGCGCTTTCGCGGGCTCCGCATCCAGGAGGAGACGATCGCGGCGGAGAGCGCCGTCATCTGCGCCGGAACCGGCAGCCCCGCCATCGCGGGCGCCCTGCCGCGCCTGCCCGTCACGCCGCAAAAGGGGCAGATCTTCGCCCTCGATGCGCGCGCCATCTCCCTGCGCCACGTTCTCCTGACGAACAACGATCCCTACTTCGTCCCCCGGACGGACGGAAGACTCATCATCGGCGCCACCCGCGAGTTTGCGGGCGAGGACCCCCGCCACACGGTGGGCGGGCTCTCCTGGCTTTTTTCCGCCGGGATGGCGGTGATCCCCGCCATCGAAAATCTCGCCATCTCCGAGATGTGGACCGGCTTCCGCCCCTTCTGCGCCGACGGCCTCCCCGCCATCGGGGCGGGCGCGCTGGAGGGGCTTTTCTTCTGCACCGGCCATGGCCCATCGGGCATCGGGCCGGCACCG